The following coding sequences are from one uncultured Bacteroides sp. window:
- a CDS encoding AMP-binding protein, producing MNLKREEQRLVLEGKIYSSETIDQLSELKDSTPSPFLKELYLFLKDWFAPSPYITVQTSGSTGVPKQLTVLKEQMMQSARLTCEFLQLEAGDTALLCMPLQYIAGKMVVVRALVAGLNLILRTPSGHPLANINFPLKFAAMVPLQVYNSLQIPEEKECLSQIKNLIIGGGAIDATLEKEISQLPNMIYSTYGMTETLSHIALRRLNGAKPSAHYHPFSSVDLSLSPDNTLIINAPLVCCTKLITNDVAEIFEDGTFIILGRKDNIINSGGIKIQIEKVEQLLQPIIPVNFAITSRVDERLGEAITLLIEQTFILETIKEKIKKILPKYQQPKEIVIVKEIPFTGSGKIDRAACRLLANKSKTKI from the coding sequence ATGAACTTAAAAAGAGAAGAACAACGACTAGTTCTGGAAGGTAAGATTTACTCCAGTGAAACAATTGACCAACTAAGTGAATTAAAGGATAGCACTCCTTCTCCTTTTCTAAAAGAGCTTTATCTATTTTTGAAAGATTGGTTCGCTCCATCTCCTTATATCACTGTGCAAACATCGGGTTCTACAGGAGTACCTAAGCAACTCACTGTTCTCAAAGAACAAATGATGCAAAGTGCCCGCCTCACCTGCGAATTCTTACAATTAGAAGCCGGAGATACCGCTCTACTGTGCATGCCTTTGCAATACATTGCCGGTAAAATGGTGGTAGTACGTGCACTAGTAGCAGGTTTAAACCTTATTCTACGCACTCCATCCGGTCATCCACTAGCAAATATAAACTTTCCATTAAAATTTGCTGCGATGGTTCCGCTACAAGTTTATAATTCTCTTCAAATCCCCGAAGAAAAAGAATGCCTTAGCCAAATAAAGAACCTTATCATCGGTGGCGGAGCTATTGATGCAACATTAGAGAAAGAAATCAGCCAATTGCCCAATATGATTTATTCAACTTACGGCATGACCGAAACTCTTTCGCATATTGCTTTACGGAGACTTAACGGTGCCAAACCTTCCGCCCACTACCATCCATTCTCTTCCGTCGACCTCTCTTTATCTCCCGACAACACCCTAATCATAAATGCCCCTTTGGTCTGCTGCACAAAGCTTATTACAAACGATGTGGCAGAAATTTTTGAAGATGGCACTTTTATTATCTTAGGCAGAAAAGATAATATCATCAATAGCGGAGGAATAAAAATACAAATAGAAAAAGTAGAACAGCTACTTCAACCTATAATACCAGTAAATTTTGCTATCACTTCCAGAGTAGATGAGCGATTGGGAGAAGCCATCACTCTATTAATAGAACAGACTTTTATTTTAGAAACGATAAAAGAAAAAATCAAAAAAATCCTACCTAAATATCAACAACCTAAAGAGATCGTGATAGTAAAGGAGATTCCTTTCACTGGTAGTGGAAAGATAGATAGAGCCGCATGTCGACTCCTAGCAAATAAAAGCAAGACAAAAATATAA
- the menC gene encoding o-succinylbenzoate synthase → MYKIEIVPRVLHFKQPAGTSRGVYNTRKVWYVQLSSTEHPERTGVGECAPLPKLSCDDVPNYEEVLNKACRQLEKEGTLQTDSLRNYPSILFGLETAIRHYETGSWALWNTPFSRGEAGIPINGLIWMGDYKKMFSQIEQKMQSGFRCIKLKIGAINFEDELELIRHIRSCFSAKEIELRVDANGAFSPNDAMEKLKRLAELELHSIEQPIRAGQWEQMAKLTATTPLPIALDEELIGCNTPAEKRKLLAAIHPQYIILKPSLHGAISGSEEWIAEAESQGIDWWVTSALESNIGLNAIAQWCATLNNPLPQGLGTGQLFNDNITMPLEIRKDCLWFCP, encoded by the coding sequence ATGTATAAAATAGAAATTGTGCCCCGAGTGTTGCATTTCAAGCAGCCAGCTGGAACTTCCCGAGGAGTCTACAATACGCGCAAAGTGTGGTATGTACAACTCTCTTCTACAGAACATCCAGAGCGAACAGGAGTAGGCGAATGTGCTCCATTGCCTAAGCTGAGCTGCGACGATGTGCCCAACTATGAAGAGGTGCTCAACAAAGCTTGCCGCCAATTAGAGAAAGAGGGTACTCTTCAGACAGATTCCTTACGGAACTACCCCTCTATCCTATTTGGACTAGAGACGGCTATACGCCACTATGAAACAGGTAGCTGGGCATTATGGAACACTCCCTTCTCTCGTGGAGAAGCCGGTATCCCGATCAACGGGCTAATCTGGATGGGTGATTATAAAAAAATGTTCAGCCAGATAGAACAAAAGATGCAATCGGGATTTCGCTGCATCAAACTGAAAATCGGAGCGATAAACTTTGAAGATGAATTGGAGCTCATCCGGCACATACGTTCCTGCTTTTCAGCCAAAGAGATAGAGTTACGAGTAGATGCCAACGGCGCATTTTCGCCTAATGATGCAATGGAGAAGCTAAAACGTTTAGCTGAATTAGAACTACATTCTATCGAACAACCTATACGCGCCGGACAATGGGAGCAAATGGCTAAGCTCACAGCTACCACTCCTCTGCCCATCGCCCTGGATGAAGAACTGATTGGCTGTAACACTCCTGCTGAAAAGCGAAAATTGCTGGCAGCTATCCATCCTCAATATATTATCCTAAAACCTTCTCTTCATGGGGCAATTAGTGGAAGTGAAGAATGGATTGCAGAGGCAGAAAGCCAAGGAATAGACTGGTGGGTTACCTCCGCACTCGAATCAAATATTGGACTAAACGCTATTGCACAATGGTGCGCCACTTTGAACAATCCATTGCCTCAAGGACTCGGTACAGGACAGCTCTTTAATGACAATATAACAATGCCTCTGGAGATACGCAAGGACTGTTTGTGGTTTTGTCCTTAA
- the menB gene encoding 1,4-dihydroxy-2-naphthoyl-CoA synthase — MSIQREWTTIKEYEDILFDYYNGIARITINRERYRNAFTPTTTGEMSDAMRICRENQDISVIVFTGAGDKAFCSGGDQNVKGRGGYIGKDGVPRLSVLDVQKQIRSIPKPVIAAVNGYAIGGGHVLHVVCDLSIASDNAIFGQTGPRVGSFDAGFGASYLARVVGQKKAREIWFLCRKYNAQEALDMGLVNKVVPLEQLEDEYVQWAEEMMQLSPLALRMIKAGLNAELDGQAGIQELAGDATMLYYMTDEAQEGKNAFLEKRKPDFTQYQKLP, encoded by the coding sequence ATGAGTATACAAAGAGAATGGACTACCATTAAAGAATATGAAGATATTCTTTTTGATTACTATAACGGCATTGCCCGTATCACCATCAACCGCGAACGTTACAGAAATGCTTTTACTCCTACCACCACAGGAGAGATGAGCGATGCTATGCGCATCTGTCGTGAAAATCAAGACATCAGCGTGATCGTTTTTACCGGAGCAGGCGATAAAGCCTTTTGTTCGGGTGGAGACCAAAACGTAAAAGGACGCGGTGGTTATATCGGCAAAGATGGAGTACCTCGCTTAAGTGTACTCGATGTACAGAAGCAAATCCGCTCCATCCCTAAACCAGTAATTGCGGCAGTAAACGGTTATGCTATTGGCGGAGGTCATGTGCTTCATGTAGTATGCGATCTGTCTATTGCTTCAGATAATGCGATCTTCGGGCAAACAGGTCCACGCGTTGGTAGTTTCGATGCAGGTTTCGGTGCCTCCTACTTAGCTCGCGTAGTAGGGCAAAAAAAGGCTCGTGAAATTTGGTTTCTCTGCCGCAAATACAATGCACAAGAAGCTCTAGATATGGGCTTGGTGAACAAAGTCGTTCCTCTGGAACAACTAGAAGATGAGTATGTGCAATGGGCAGAAGAAATGATGCAACTCAGTCCGCTAGCTTTACGAATGATTAAAGCCGGACTCAATGCCGAACTCGACGGACAAGCTGGTATACAAGAGTTGGCCGGAGATGCAACCATGCTTTATTACATGACAGATGAAGCACAAGAAGGCAAAAATGCATTTTTAGAGAAACGGAAACCCGACTTTACGCAATACCAAAAATTGCCCTAA
- the menD gene encoding 2-succinyl-5-enolpyruvyl-6-hydroxy-3-cyclohexene-1-carboxylic-acid synthase, whose amino-acid sequence MYSDKKNVLQLVALLQAHHITKVVLCPGSRNSPIVHTLASNPAFTCYSITDERSAGFFAMGLALHGGQPAAICCTSGTALLNVHPAVAEAYYQNVPLVVISADRPAAWIGQMDGQTLPQPGVFQSLVKKSVNLPEIHTEEDEWYCNRLINEALLELNHRGKGPVHINIPISEPLFQFTTEKLPEVRVMTRYQGLNIYDRDYNELIERLNKYTKRMVVVGQMNLIYLFEKKYSKLLYKHFAWLTEHIGNQTIPGLPVKNFDMALYSMSEETQEKMAPDLVITYGGHVVSKRLKKYLRQHQPKEHWHVSADGEVIDLFGTLTTIIEMDPFEFLEKVASLLDNKTPEYPRIWENYCKELPEPQLPYSEMSAIGALIHSLPELCALHLANSSAVRYAQLFNLPSTVEVCCNRGTNGIEGSLSTAIGYAAASSKLNFVVIGDLSFFYDMNALWNGHFGGNLRILLLNNGGGEIFQTLPGLDVSENSHHFITATHKTSAQGWAKERGFLYRKVEKEEELNEAMKEFAQPELLKQPILMEVFTNKEEDTRLLKEYYHQLKQQ is encoded by the coding sequence ATGTATTCCGACAAAAAAAACGTATTACAACTAGTAGCGCTCTTGCAAGCGCATCATATAACCAAAGTAGTGCTATGCCCAGGTAGTCGCAACTCTCCCATTGTTCATACTCTGGCATCTAATCCCGCATTCACCTGCTACTCAATAACCGACGAACGAAGTGCCGGCTTTTTTGCTATGGGATTAGCACTTCATGGCGGACAACCTGCTGCTATATGCTGTACTTCCGGCACAGCATTACTTAACGTTCATCCAGCTGTAGCAGAAGCTTACTATCAGAATGTACCGCTAGTCGTTATCTCAGCAGATCGCCCCGCTGCGTGGATCGGCCAAATGGATGGGCAGACCTTACCACAACCGGGTGTTTTTCAGTCATTGGTAAAGAAGTCCGTCAACCTCCCAGAAATTCACACAGAGGAGGATGAATGGTATTGCAACCGTCTGATAAATGAAGCGCTACTAGAACTCAATCATCGAGGTAAGGGGCCGGTACATATCAATATACCTATTTCAGAACCACTCTTTCAGTTCACTACAGAAAAATTGCCAGAAGTTCGTGTCATGACCCGTTATCAGGGACTTAACATCTATGACCGTGATTATAACGAGCTGATTGAACGATTGAATAAATACACCAAACGCATGGTTGTGGTAGGACAGATGAACTTAATTTATCTGTTTGAAAAAAAATATTCCAAATTACTCTATAAACACTTTGCATGGCTTACCGAACATATCGGAAATCAAACAATCCCAGGACTTCCTGTAAAAAATTTCGATATGGCACTCTATTCCATGTCTGAAGAGACACAGGAAAAGATGGCTCCTGATCTTGTCATAACCTATGGAGGGCATGTAGTCTCTAAACGATTAAAGAAATATCTCCGTCAGCATCAACCTAAAGAACATTGGCATGTTTCAGCAGATGGAGAGGTGATTGATTTATTTGGTACACTCACCACTATCATCGAAATGGATCCGTTTGAGTTTCTCGAGAAAGTAGCTTCGTTGCTAGACAACAAAACGCCTGAGTATCCACGTATATGGGAAAACTACTGCAAGGAACTGCCTGAACCTCAACTACCCTATTCTGAAATGTCAGCGATCGGTGCACTCATCCATTCTTTGCCGGAACTATGTGCACTACATTTGGCTAACAGCTCAGCCGTACGTTATGCCCAACTCTTTAATCTGCCGAGCACGGTAGAGGTATGCTGCAATCGTGGAACAAACGGCATTGAAGGTTCCCTATCAACCGCCATTGGCTATGCTGCTGCTTCCAGCAAATTAAATTTTGTAGTTATCGGTGATCTTAGCTTCTTCTATGATATGAACGCTTTATGGAATGGCCACTTTGGTGGTAACCTACGCATCTTGCTGCTCAACAATGGTGGAGGTGAGATATTCCAGACCTTACCAGGATTGGATGTATCAGAAAATTCGCACCATTTCATTACGGCAACACATAAGACATCTGCCCAAGGATGGGCTAAGGAACGAGGGTTCCTCTATCGAAAAGTAGAAAAAGAGGAAGAGCTAAATGAAGCCATGAAAGAGTTTGCACAGCCAGAGCTATTAAAGCAACCGATATTGATGGAAGTCTTCACCAACAAAGAAGAAGACACTCGTCTATTAAAAGAATATTATCATCAATTAAAACAACAATAA
- a CDS encoding isochorismate synthase codes for MTFKYIDNSTQIDELIERKQSFALYQSPKENRVHFLTQKTGNAQLLYSVEELNGIQGFIIAPFQVSQKYPIVVMQPDYEEVSEKIALTDQDLTNQQEIPLGMCNASRDTQEVQLEGYSRKFALFSDVLHKKEFDKLVLSRSYKLKRNPSFSPAMAFYKACRRYAHSYVYLCYTPETGVWLGSTPEIILSGEQGQWTTTALAGTQSLQQNELPINWDNKNKEEQMLVAAYIRQQLLSKDIHPTEKGPYAIRAGELAHLKTDFHFTLSETKELGSMLNLLHPTPAVCGLPKEKAYRFIKAHEGYERQYYSGFIGLLSPKGKTELYVNLRCMNINKETLTLYAGGGLLASSSMEEEWNETEKKLQTMLVITDNK; via the coding sequence ATGACATTTAAATATATAGATAATAGTACTCAAATAGACGAACTGATTGAACGCAAGCAGAGTTTTGCACTATATCAGTCCCCAAAAGAAAATAGGGTGCATTTTCTGACACAAAAGACAGGCAATGCACAGTTACTTTATAGCGTTGAAGAATTAAACGGAATACAAGGTTTTATCATTGCTCCTTTTCAGGTCAGCCAGAAATATCCCATAGTAGTTATGCAACCTGATTATGAGGAGGTTAGTGAGAAAATAGCTCTGACAGATCAGGATTTGACTAATCAGCAAGAAATCCCTTTAGGAATGTGTAATGCTTCAAGAGATACTCAAGAGGTGCAACTAGAAGGATATAGCCGCAAGTTTGCTCTGTTCTCAGATGTTTTACACAAGAAAGAGTTCGATAAACTTGTCTTATCTCGCAGTTATAAACTAAAGAGAAACCCTTCTTTTTCTCCAGCTATGGCCTTTTACAAAGCTTGTAGACGATATGCCCATTCATACGTATATTTATGTTACACTCCAGAAACAGGAGTGTGGCTAGGTAGCACACCTGAAATAATCCTATCCGGTGAACAGGGGCAATGGACCACTACAGCTCTTGCTGGTACGCAATCACTTCAACAGAACGAATTACCCATCAACTGGGATAATAAGAATAAAGAAGAACAAATGTTGGTCGCAGCTTATATACGTCAACAACTCCTATCAAAAGATATTCATCCCACAGAGAAAGGACCTTATGCTATCCGTGCCGGAGAATTGGCGCATTTAAAGACCGACTTTCATTTCACTTTATCTGAAACAAAAGAGTTAGGTAGCATGTTAAATTTATTGCATCCTACTCCTGCCGTGTGCGGATTACCTAAAGAAAAAGCTTATCGCTTTATTAAAGCTCACGAAGGATATGAACGTCAGTATTATTCCGGTTTCATTGGTCTGCTATCCCCTAAAGGAAAGACCGAACTATACGTTAATCTTCGATGCATGAACATAAACAAGGAAACGCTCACCCTTTATGCCGGAGGTGGATTGCTAGCCTCCTCATCTATGGAAGAAGAGTGGAATGAAACAGAAAAAAAACTACAAACCATGTTAGTGATAACTGATAATAAGTAA
- a CDS encoding Cof-type HAD-IIB family hydrolase has protein sequence MKYKLLVLDVDGTLLNDENKITNRTTAALLKVQQMGIHIVLASGRPTYGLMPLAKKLELDKNGGFILSYNGGQIINVQTGDLLFEKRINPEMLPYMEKKARKNDFAIFTYHQDKIITNEPENVHIQQEALLNGMNIVPVNDLSIEVDFSPCKCMLVSDNPEALKGLEEHWRKRLNGVLDVFRSEPYFLEVVPRFIDKANTLGVLLEMLQIKPEDVIAIGDGVCDFSMIQLAGLGIAMGNAQESVKACADIVTESNNDEGVAIAVENAILADIHPSEVPLEELNARAHHALMGNLGIQYTYASEERVEATMPVDERTRQPFGILHGGATLALAETVAGLGSMIICQPDEFVVGMQVSGNHISSAHEGDTVRAVGTIVHKGRSSHVWNIDVFTSTDKLVSSIRVVNSVLKKR, from the coding sequence ATGAAATATAAATTATTGGTTCTTGATGTAGATGGAACCTTACTCAACGATGAAAATAAAATAACGAACCGCACTACTGCTGCATTACTCAAAGTGCAACAGATGGGAATACATATTGTACTAGCTTCTGGCAGACCTACATACGGACTTATGCCCCTGGCTAAAAAATTAGAGTTAGATAAGAATGGAGGTTTTATCTTATCTTATAATGGTGGACAAATTATCAATGTACAAACCGGAGATTTACTATTTGAGAAACGAATAAATCCGGAAATGTTGCCTTACATGGAGAAAAAAGCTCGCAAAAATGACTTTGCCATCTTTACCTATCACCAAGATAAGATCATCACAAATGAACCTGAAAATGTGCATATTCAGCAAGAAGCTCTTCTCAATGGAATGAATATTGTACCCGTTAATGACCTTTCCATTGAAGTTGATTTTTCTCCATGCAAGTGTATGTTAGTTAGTGATAATCCAGAGGCTCTTAAGGGATTAGAAGAACATTGGCGGAAACGACTCAATGGTGTTTTAGATGTATTCCGTTCTGAACCTTATTTTTTGGAAGTGGTTCCTCGCTTCATCGACAAAGCAAACACGTTGGGAGTTTTGTTAGAAATGTTACAAATAAAACCAGAAGACGTTATCGCTATTGGTGATGGTGTATGTGACTTCTCTATGATTCAACTTGCAGGCTTAGGTATAGCCATGGGCAACGCACAAGAATCTGTAAAAGCATGTGCTGATATTGTCACAGAGTCTAATAATGATGAGGGAGTTGCTATAGCCGTAGAAAATGCCATACTTGCAGATATACACCCTTCGGAAGTTCCTTTGGAAGAGTTAAATGCTCGTGCACATCATGCCTTAATGGGTAATCTTGGCATTCAATATACTTATGCGTCTGAAGAAAGAGTTGAAGCGACAATGCCTGTTGACGAACGCACACGTCAACCTTTTGGCATCTTACACGGAGGAGCAACTTTGGCTTTAGCCGAAACAGTAGCCGGACTAGGGTCCATGATTATCTGTCAACCAGATGAATTTGTGGTAGGAATGCAAGTTAGTGGTAATCACATTTCATCCGCACACGAAGGGGATACTGTACGAGCTGTAGGTACCATTGTTCATAAAGGTCGTTCTTCACATGTATGGAATATTGACGTATTTACTTCTACCGACAAATTGGTTTCTTCCATTCGTGTAGTTAATAGTGTATTAAAGAAGAGATGA
- a CDS encoding phosphatase PAP2 family protein encodes MKGKYTVLFLCFILISSFKVLAQEDTIRLKEKQQQLFGIDSLKVKRNSAENISVSTDLGDLNKFLLLNDEVTFKLNHRKSKSFFNSSYSHYILPAALISYGVFAHANKSLREIDLSTNNEVGEHIYQHIPYDDYMQFAPAVGVYGFDLLGLKAKHNFRDRTIIMATSFLIMGTMVQVMKSSTHVLRPDGSNLKSFPSGHTATAFVGAHILFKEYKDTSPWIGVGGYAVALATGTLRVMNKKHWVSDVAAGAGIGILSAELGYALLPVCHKIFGIKDKTKSLVILPTATTNSFGLGLVYHF; translated from the coding sequence ATGAAGGGTAAATATACTGTTTTGTTTTTGTGCTTTATTTTGATTTCATCTTTTAAGGTGTTAGCTCAAGAAGATACAATTCGTTTAAAAGAAAAGCAACAACAACTCTTTGGTATTGATTCTTTGAAAGTAAAAAGAAATAGTGCCGAAAACATCTCTGTGTCTACAGATTTGGGTGATTTAAATAAATTTTTGTTATTGAATGATGAAGTGACTTTTAAACTAAACCACCGAAAATCGAAAAGTTTTTTTAATTCATCCTATTCTCATTATATATTACCTGCTGCACTTATTTCGTATGGCGTTTTTGCACATGCGAATAAATCGTTGAGAGAAATAGACTTGAGCACTAATAATGAAGTCGGAGAGCATATTTATCAGCATATTCCATATGATGATTATATGCAATTTGCTCCCGCTGTAGGTGTGTATGGTTTCGATTTACTTGGATTGAAGGCTAAGCACAATTTTCGTGACCGTACAATCATAATGGCTACTTCTTTTCTTATCATGGGAACGATGGTACAGGTGATGAAAAGTTCAACGCATGTGCTTCGTCCGGACGGCTCTAATCTGAAATCTTTTCCTTCTGGTCATACTGCTACTGCTTTTGTTGGAGCACATATTCTTTTTAAAGAATATAAAGATACTTCTCCGTGGATTGGAGTGGGAGGTTATGCTGTGGCTTTGGCTACAGGTACATTAAGGGTCATGAATAAAAAACATTGGGTAAGTGATGTTGCAGCAGGTGCGGGGATCGGTATTTTGAGTGCTGAATTGGGATATGCTTTGTTACCAGTGTGTCATAAAATTTTTGGAATAAAAGATAAAACTAAATCTTTAGTTATATTGCCCACTGCAACGACTAACAGCTTTGGCCTCGGACTCGTTTATCATTTTTGA
- a CDS encoding ATP-binding cassette domain-containing protein — protein MEQNVIKLSEGVARNPLVRFMLPINFTLSDGEHLAIVGPNGAGKTLLVETLLGKHLLKEGEITYDFFPSRTQAVYDNIKYIAFRDTYGAADANYYYQQRWNAHDQEDVPEVCEMLTGIGDEKLREELFELFKIEPMLHKKIILLSSGELRKFQLVKTLLAAPRVLIMDNPFVGLDASTRKLLHTLLQQLTKKSGLQIVLVLSLLDDIPSFITHVLPVDKMQVSNKKTREVYLKSLTFREDAYGLDLKKCILELPYRNSDYNSLEVVKLNKVSIRYGDRNILKELDWTVARGEKWALSGKNGSGKSTLLSLVCADNPQSYACDISLFGRKRGTGESIWDIKKHIGYVSPEMHRAYLKNLPAIEIVASGLHDSIGLYKPPRVEQMAICEWWMNIFGIRTLKDRPFLQISSGEQRLVLLARAFVKDPELLILDEPLHGLDTYNRQRVKTIIEAFCCRMNKTMIMVTHYKSELPSVITHHLILEKCQ, from the coding sequence ATGGAACAGAATGTTATAAAATTATCGGAAGGTGTGGCGAGAAATCCTCTTGTTCGTTTTATGTTACCGATTAATTTCACTCTCTCCGATGGAGAGCATTTGGCTATTGTAGGGCCTAACGGGGCTGGTAAAACGTTGCTTGTAGAAACTCTTTTAGGTAAGCATCTTCTTAAAGAAGGAGAAATTACTTATGATTTTTTTCCTTCTCGTACTCAAGCTGTTTACGATAATATAAAATATATAGCTTTTAGAGATACATATGGTGCCGCTGATGCGAACTATTATTATCAACAACGTTGGAATGCACATGACCAAGAAGATGTTCCAGAAGTTTGTGAAATGTTGACTGGTATAGGAGATGAAAAGTTAAGAGAAGAACTTTTTGAACTCTTTAAGATAGAACCAATGCTTCATAAGAAAATCATCTTGCTTTCTAGTGGAGAATTGCGCAAATTCCAGCTGGTTAAAACATTGCTTGCTGCTCCTCGTGTGTTGATTATGGATAATCCTTTTGTTGGTTTGGATGCTTCTACACGCAAACTACTTCATACGCTTTTACAACAATTGACTAAGAAATCAGGATTACAAATAGTATTGGTGCTTTCTCTACTAGACGATATTCCCTCTTTTATCACACATGTATTACCTGTTGATAAAATGCAAGTAAGTAATAAAAAAACAAGGGAGGTTTATTTAAAATCTCTTACCTTTCGAGAGGATGCTTATGGATTGGATCTGAAAAAGTGCATTCTTGAATTACCTTATCGAAATAGTGATTATAACTCACTTGAAGTGGTGAAGCTAAATAAAGTGAGTATTCGTTATGGAGATCGGAATATTCTGAAGGAACTTGACTGGACTGTTGCTCGCGGTGAAAAATGGGCGCTTAGCGGTAAAAACGGTTCTGGTAAATCTACACTACTAAGTCTTGTCTGTGCTGATAATCCACAATCTTATGCCTGTGATATTAGTTTATTTGGTAGAAAACGTGGAACTGGTGAGAGTATTTGGGATATTAAAAAACACATTGGTTACGTATCTCCAGAGATGCATCGTGCTTATTTGAAAAACCTTCCCGCTATTGAGATCGTTGCATCTGGATTGCATGATTCTATTGGGCTTTATAAACCACCGAGAGTTGAACAAATGGCTATTTGCGAATGGTGGATGAATATTTTTGGAATTAGAACGTTGAAAGATAGACCCTTTCTGCAGATCTCTTCAGGGGAGCAGCGATTAGTTTTGTTGGCTCGTGCATTTGTGAAGGATCCTGAATTACTCATTCTTGATGAACCTCTTCATGGTTTGGACACATATAACCGCCAGCGTGTGAAGACAATCATTGAAGCATTTTGTTGCCGTATGAATAAAACAATGATTATGGTAACTCACTATAAAAGTGAATTACCTTCTGTTATAACTCATCATTTGATCTTAGAAAAATGTCAATAG
- a CDS encoding helix-turn-helix domain-containing protein, producing MKAEDKLKSNCPVRSILNGIGNKWSILIVDILGNIESLRFNELSKAIGDISQKMLTVTLRSLESDGIVYRKMYSEIPPHVEYGLTPLGYDLLPHIRNLIDWSKKNIETIKTNRTSFRNKKLKKEKAAATI from the coding sequence ATGAAAGCAGAAGATAAATTAAAAAGCAATTGCCCTGTAAGATCCATTTTAAATGGCATTGGAAACAAATGGTCTATACTAATAGTCGATATTTTAGGTAATATAGAAAGCCTTCGTTTTAATGAACTAAGCAAAGCAATAGGAGATATTTCTCAGAAAATGCTGACTGTGACTCTCCGTTCCCTTGAATCAGATGGAATAGTCTATCGCAAGATGTATTCAGAAATTCCTCCGCATGTAGAATACGGATTAACACCTCTTGGATATGACCTATTACCACACATACGTAATTTAATAGACTGGAGTAAAAAAAACATTGAAACGATAAAAACAAACAGAACTTCTTTCAGAAATAAAAAACTTAAAAAAGAAAAAGCAGCAGCTACAATATAA
- a CDS encoding NAD(P)H-dependent oxidoreductase produces the protein MKTIIILAHPNIEHSHINKSWIEALKISNPEIKIHDIYKTYPDWNINAEAEQKLLEQYDRIILEYPIQWYSMTPLLKKWLDDVFLMGWCYGENGNKLKGKEIGVAVSTAGVEEAYTDSDNGFGTLEQLLKPVASTVKFVGGKYISYHTLHGAYQPDVNEKLSENIKQYIRFITQ, from the coding sequence ATGAAAACAATTATTATCTTAGCTCATCCAAACATAGAGCATTCACACATTAATAAATCATGGATAGAAGCTCTAAAAATAAGTAATCCAGAAATCAAGATACATGACATTTACAAGACATATCCTGATTGGAATATAAATGCCGAAGCGGAACAAAAACTTCTGGAACAATACGATAGAATCATCTTAGAATATCCAATTCAATGGTATAGCATGACTCCACTATTAAAAAAATGGTTAGATGATGTTTTCCTTATGGGATGGTGTTATGGAGAAAACGGAAATAAACTAAAAGGCAAAGAAATTGGAGTTGCAGTTTCCACAGCTGGAGTTGAAGAAGCATACACCGATTCCGATAACGGCTTTGGAACATTAGAACAATTATTAAAGCCAGTAGCATCTACAGTTAAGTTTGTCGGAGGAAAATATATTTCATATCACACATTACATGGAGCTTATCAACCAGATGTGAATGAAAAGCTTTCCGAAAACATCAAACAATACATTCGTTTTATTACACAATAG